A stretch of Candidatus Dadabacteria bacterium DNA encodes these proteins:
- a CDS encoding N-acetyl-gamma-glutamyl-phosphate reductase: protein MEKLNVCILGASGYTGAELIRLLSGHPRASVSHLTASRNAGRALAEVFPHLGEIADLELSSSDPSLIPDDTDVVFAALPHGASAELIEEIYERDVRIIDLGADFRLKEGTYRDWYGDHPCTHLLENAVYGIPELHAEQISETKLVANPGCYPTSSILPLAPLLENGMVETEGIIIDSKSGASGAGRNPSLDLHFCEVSEGMKAYKVGEHRHTPEIEQGLSDFLGNKVEVAFTPHLIPINRGILSTIYVSLSGTQKTRDLLEALGQFYENSPFVRILPEGTFPNTSCVRGSNFCDIGVRADPEKKTAVIVCAIDNLVKGASGQAIQNMNIMLDLPESLGLDSVPLYP from the coding sequence ATGGAAAAGCTTAACGTATGCATTCTGGGAGCAAGCGGCTACACGGGAGCGGAACTCATAAGGCTCCTTAGCGGACATCCCCGGGCTAGTGTTTCGCATCTAACCGCGTCAAGGAACGCGGGTCGTGCGCTGGCCGAGGTCTTTCCGCACCTTGGAGAAATAGCCGATCTCGAACTCAGCAGTTCGGATCCTTCGCTCATCCCGGACGATACCGACGTGGTATTCGCCGCGCTTCCTCACGGAGCGTCGGCAGAGCTCATAGAGGAAATCTACGAAAGGGACGTAAGGATAATTGATCTCGGGGCGGATTTCCGCCTCAAGGAAGGCACCTACAGGGACTGGTACGGGGATCATCCGTGCACCCATCTTCTCGAAAACGCCGTCTACGGAATCCCTGAACTCCATGCGGAACAAATATCGGAAACAAAACTGGTGGCAAACCCGGGATGCTATCCCACCTCTTCAATCCTTCCGCTCGCGCCGCTTCTTGAAAACGGCATGGTGGAGACAGAAGGAATCATTATCGACTCGAAATCCGGGGCTTCGGGAGCCGGGAGGAACCCCTCACTCGACCTCCATTTCTGCGAGGTCTCCGAGGGAATGAAAGCCTACAAAGTAGGTGAACACCGTCATACCCCTGAAATAGAGCAAGGACTCTCGGATTTTCTAGGCAACAAAGTGGAAGTCGCTTTCACCCCGCATCTTATACCGATAAACAGGGGGATCCTCTCAACAATATACGTAAGCCTCTCGGGCACCCAGAAGACCCGGGACCTGCTGGAAGCTCTCGGGCAATTCTACGAGAACTCCCCCTTCGTGAGGATTCTTCCCGAGGGGACTTTTCCGAACACTTCCTGCGTCAGGGGTTCAAACTTCTGCGACATAGGCGTAAGGGCAGACCCGGAGAAAAAAACCGCGGTAATTGTCTGCGCCATAGATAATCTGGTAAAGGGAGCCTCCGGTCAGGCAATACAGAACATGAACATCATGCTCGATCTCCCCGAGAGCCTGGGACTTGACTCCGTCCCGCTTTACCCCTAA